Sequence from the Miscanthus floridulus cultivar M001 chromosome 16, ASM1932011v1, whole genome shotgun sequence genome:
taatgaaatgacacgcagctctcctgcgtcgttcaagaaaaaaaaaagattggcTAATTATTTAAGTACATTTCATTAGTTGTGGAAGAGCATATTTCAGCAAAACACAACACAATATTGAGTTGGTCAGATCATATTTCTAATGAGTTGTGGAACACCATTTATAGATAAGTACTAAGTACAGTTTGGAAAACAAATTCCTATGCCAGATGAAATGAACTTGTATAGGGGCTCACATATTCCACATGCCACATTGCATAATTTCAATGTATTCCTTTTTGCTTTCTTCAAAAAAATAACATATGGTGTGAAAATAATATGAACTGGATGAGTATTTGTCCGATTAGTATTCAAGTTCTCATATGACTTAACCAGATTGAGAAAGAAGTGTGAAAGGAACTAACCAGACAAAATTCCAGAAATTACTTCAAATGTGAAATTACTAGAGACATCTAATGGCTCTGTACAATTGGGAGAAGGCCAGAGCTTTGGGTATCCATTTCCCCTGCAAAAAGTAAATTTGTGCATAAATTTTCAAGAGCAAATAATGCAGAAAAGCCGCATAACCATTGTAAACATTTGGATGCCTAATCAGATAACCTAGTTGGACTTGTATGAATTATTTTTAGTTGAAATGTAAATCAACGGATCAAAATCAAATAAGGGGAACTATGATGATTTATTGATATGGGTACCATATACCCAGGAGCAGTGGCGAAGCTTGGGCTAAATTCTAGCAGGGGCCAATGAAACTAATTAGGTCGTAGCAAAGAGCAAGTCTACAAAATATTGCATAGTGGGATCTAATTCTAGAAGCTTTGCTGGGCCAGGGGTGGCCTCGGCCCACGTTGGCCTCAATGAAGCTCTGCCCTGCCCAGGAGCGACTAACTGCTTGATGAATCAATACTTGTAACACTAAATGATGCCATGAAATATCAACCAGTAATTTCTTCAATTGTGCAGGAGATAattaagtcacacttaacaaagCAACTGGCAAAAATCTACACTGGAGGGAGAAGTCACTCTGTCTCTCTGAACATCATAAGAAAAGATACAGGCAAACTCACCATGATTCTGCATGACCAGGCACGTCAATTTCTGCCATGACATTGATACCTGTGAAAAGTAAAGAATAGTACTAGTAAGCAAGATATTACAAAATGCAGTGATATATGAAAACATCCTATGCTAATTTACCCTCCccctttttctctcttttcttctcctagtacagtttgtttctcctttgggttTTTTTGCCTTGTACAGCACCTTTTCCTACTTAAATAAATATATTTTACTACAGTGGGGTTCCCCTTGCTGTTTTCTCTCaggacagaaaaaaaaaacctatGACTTGTAATTTCTGACTGAAATAGTTATATAATATAGTCAATTAGATCAAAGACATATATGCATGGATTTTCTATGACTGCACTCTGAAGTAGAAAGTGACCGAAAGTACCTCTTTTCTTAGCGTAGCTTTACCATGGCGAAGTATGAGGCAAGATATGGAAGCAATTAGAGAACATCAGTCAGCAAAAGAACTAAGATGAGAAAAAAAAGCTAATGCTAAAGTCGAATGATATAATATAATGACATACTTCACAATATCGTGTGCATCTTCCACGGTGTAGCGCTCCCATTTGGAGTATGAACCTTTCCAAAGGTTTGGATATGTTGACACCTCCAATGGAAAGGATTGTTCATCGATGATATGCCAATGAAGAACGTTCTACTGGACAGAACTCCAGGTTTCAGTACAAGGGAGTTCTGGTAGTGGTAGGATAACAAGCACAGCCCAGAAGACGGTAGTATTACCAGCTTAGAAAATGACATAGAGTCGATCACTTGCTTAATAACATCAACCGGAAGATAATGCCGTGAGGTGTCTGCAATACATGCGATAGACGCAAAATTAATGATTTCACACTTTATGTTTTGTTTCTTGTTGATAACTCATAGTGATTTTAGTACAAGCATTAAGCTACATTTTTACCTAGGAGCAGCCCACGAAAAGCAAAGCGGGGCTCATCTTGAATATGCCATGGGGCATTGCGCACTTCAACATTTTTGGTGTCATAGTTGAAAACACAAAGTTGACTGAATGTCTGCAAATCCATTAAACAGGCAATGTTTATGTGCATGCTCCAAAATCTTAAAACATCAAAATTTAAGTATTAACTAGCTCTTCAGAGATCATGCAATACATGTTTACAATCAGCAGGCTTAAAAGTAAAAGCCGGgtaaaatttgaaaacaaaaaggTGTCATTTGGACACTCAGTTCGTACCTCCAGTCCTCGAATAGCTCCATATATTGTGTTTGCCTGCAAGTACAGATAATGTATGGCTTCAGTTACAACTTACAACATCAAAGCACATAAAATTGAAAGCCAAATAACTTTGCAAACCAAGCATATGCTTGGTAAAAGAAAAAAGATCAATAAAATGCAAGTATGCCAGCATGCGTGCACTCAATCATAGGCCTAGCGCATATGGATAAGGAAGACAACTGTGACTAAAATCATGCCCTGAAGACTACTTGCACAAGATATTAAGTGATTGGTATGTCAGTGGTGCTTAATAGTTTATCTCAACTGCCTTACGAACTTCAATCACTAACCATTATTTAGTTCATTCTGATTAAGAAAACTCTAACAACTAGAACAATTCCAGGTTTCCAGTGAAAAGCACCAACAACGCAAAGGAGTAACATCCGAAAAGATTGGAGAACTAGTAACTGTACAGTCAACTCTGAAAGCCGCACAATTCGCAGGCGATCGAGGAGGCAGGGAGCATGGCTGCACCGAATTGAACAAAAGAAACAGAGCAGAACCGTGGGGGGAAGAGGCCAGACGACCAGACCTCAATGATTGCTCCTCCGACGATGGAATTGACGCCGCCGGCCGCCCCCACGTAGATGGCGTAGCTCTCGTCCACCCCCAGCGCCAACTATATACATACACGGAACCGAAGAAAAAACGTCAGACCCGCCGGTGCACTGACTGACTGATTCAGACGAAAGCAGCCAGCCAGCAAGCAACACTACGCACCGTGTCGTTGGCGGAGTTGACGACGACGGTGAGCCTGGTGACGTCGTACCGCGCCCCGCGCGGGCGCGCGGCGTGCGCCCACGGCGCGAACACGAGGCCCCGGTACCGCTGGAACGCCTCGGCCACGGCCAGGGAGCGGCCGCCACGGCCCTGCGGATCGAGCGCGAGGTCCGGGTCCACCGTCAGGGTCCGGGACCCGGACGAGACGCTCTTGGGAAGCGGCCATAGGTAGACGGGCTCGCCAGCGGAGGACGCGTGGCGCCGCgcgccggcggcgccggcggcggcgaggaggaggagggcggagaGGAGGTAAGCGCGGAGGTTGGGGGGCATTTTGGGAAGGTTGGGTAGAATTTTAATGTGCTGACGGAGTGATGGTTCTATGTGAGAATCGCAGGGATCAAATTTATATACGTGGCCAAACAACTCGAGCGTTTTTTTCGTAGAGGTCCTCAATGTTTAGGTCCCATTGGAGTGGACACTTTTTAGTGAAGTGCTAATGTCTATTAAAAGAAGGTTtgcaagaaaagaaaagaaattaagaGCTTGTTGGTTGTCCCTGCTAAATTTTAGTCGCCTTGGTAGCTAAATTTTCAAACAAACTGACTAAAAATGGGCTAAATAGTAGCTAAACTTTAGTTACCCAAGAGTAGCTAAAAGTGGGCTAAAGTGTCCAGTGGACAAGGGTTGCCCCTTATTATTGCTGGTCTCCCACCCTGCTTTGGGCATTCATTAGGGGTAGTTCGGTCTTTCTTGAACTGCTTTAATGacctttagtcacttttagttaGGGAAATAAAATAGgaatgactaaagtttagtcactagttttagtagctaaattttagtccaGTGGACCAAACAGGCCTTAAGAAGTAATCATGTTCTAAGAGTAATAAATCAGAACCTCCTTACACcaagttgttttttttttaagattCAGAACCTGCCGGCTTACACTAGTTGTTTTTTTTTAATCTAGAGCAAGCCTATAAAAATTAGTGTTTATGTAAGTGCAAGGACACCACGTAGACTGGCGGGCATGGCGGAGCAAGCCGCCTGTCAAGTCTCCTGCTCTTGGCGACATACTCCCTGCGCtccaaattataaaacgttttggtTTTTTTAATATGTTGTTTTTATCATGTGTCTAGAGAGATAGTGTATATGAatatatctaagtgtataacAAAGTTATATATCTATACTATAAAAGAGCGAATGAATTGAAAAATGCCAGTTACCTGAAAATTTCTACCCACCCTATGTTTTAACCCTTAGATGTGATTTAAGATCTTGATCTAAGCGATAATAAACATAATTACCTCCTAACAAGTGGGCCACATCTTACAAAATGTAAGATTTTTGCGTTCTTGCCATACAATTCCATCGCCGACGTTTTTTCACCGAGACAATTTTATACTCGCACGCACCCACTCCCGAACGATCACAGCATCTTTCACCGAGACAAAATTCTACCCGAGACTAAATTCTACCCACCTGCACCTCCTGTTCTGCCTGTCTGTACACATGCACGGCGTCACGTTCGTCAGTTTCCCGCGGCACGGAGTCACGCACGCGAGATCAGAGAGTTCGTCGGGTTCCCGCGGCACGTCAATCATGGTGTCACGTTCATCGGTTTCCCGCGGCACGGAGTCACGCACGCGTGATCAGAAAGTCCACCGCATCCTTCCGGGCCTCGGCATACAGCACGCGCCATGAACGCGTGTCTAGCAGCAGCTTCATCTGCAGGTCTCCAGCGGCCGGCACCGCCTTCACGTCTATAGCTGCTG
This genomic interval carries:
- the LOC136512068 gene encoding beta-hexosaminidase 1-like, with translation MPPNLRAYLLSALLLLAAAGAAGARRHASSAGEPVYLWPLPKSVSSGSRTLTVDPDLALDPQGRGGRSLAVAEAFQRYRGLVFAPWAHAARPRGARYDVTRLTVVVNSANDTLALGVDESYAIYVGAAGGVNSIVGGAIIEANTIYGAIRGLETFSQLCVFNYDTKNVEVRNAPWHIQDEPRFAFRGLLLDTSRHYLPVDVIKQVIDSMSFSKLNVLHWHIIDEQSFPLEVSTYPNLWKGSYSKWERYTVEDAHDIVNYAKKRGINVMAEIDVPGHAESWGNGYPKLWPSPNCTEPLDVSSNFTFEVISGILSDMRKIFPFGLFHLGGDEVYTGCWNTTPHVRQWLNERNMTTKDAYKYFVLRAQELAIKLNWIPVNWEETFNSFKENLNPLTVVHNWLGPGVCPKVVAKGFRCIMSNQGVWYLDHLDVPWEDVYSGEPLDGISDKDQQKLVLGGEVCMWGETADTSDVLQTIWPRAAAAAERLWSQLEAITAQDVETTVLSRLHYFRCLLNHRGIAAAPVTNYYARRPPISPGSCFVQ